One Chlorobaculum limnaeum genomic window carries:
- a CDS encoding nucleotidyltransferase family protein encodes MLDLKPHELETVRNILNRFVPQAEIIAFGSRIHGMAKPWSDLDLAIKAESALDWKVLEEIKEAFQESELSFRVDILDWNDITAAFRRAIEGSGYEMLG; translated from the coding sequence ATGCTTGACCTCAAACCGCATGAACTCGAAACGGTGCGAAACATTCTGAACCGTTTCGTGCCGCAAGCCGAAATCATCGCTTTCGGCTCAAGGATTCACGGAATGGCAAAACCCTGGTCAGACCTCGACCTTGCCATAAAAGCAGAATCAGCGCTCGACTGGAAAGTGTTGGAAGAGATTAAAGAAGCATTTCAGGAATCCGAATTGTCGTTCAGGGTAGATATTCTGGATTGGAACGATATAACGGCTGCGTTTCGTAGGGCGATAGAGGGGAGTGGGTATGAAATGTTGGGGTGA
- a CDS encoding (2Fe-2S) ferredoxin domain-containing protein, which yields MDKPKHHIFVCASFRAQGAPQGMCHKKESLNLIPYLESELADRGMSDVAVSATACLNLCEKGPVLVVYPENFWYGEIDSEEKVDEILDALEEGEACEDHIIN from the coding sequence ATGGACAAACCGAAACATCACATCTTCGTCTGCGCGAGCTTCAGGGCACAGGGTGCTCCCCAGGGCATGTGCCACAAGAAAGAGTCGCTCAACCTCATTCCCTACCTCGAAAGCGAGCTTGCCGATCGTGGCATGAGCGACGTGGCCGTTTCCGCCACCGCCTGCCTGAACCTCTGCGAAAAAGGGCCGGTGCTGGTCGTCTATCCCGAAAACTTCTGGTATGGCGAGATCGACAGCGAAGAGAAGGTCGATGAAATCCTCGACGCGCTCGAAGAGGGCGAAGCCTGCGAGGATCACATAATCAACTGA
- the nifD gene encoding nitrogenase molybdenum-iron protein alpha chain, giving the protein MEAKVLIPDPSRIKEELINKYPAKVAKKRSKSIVINDPETVPEVQANVRTVPGIITQRGCSYAGCKGVVLGPTRDIVNIVHGPIGCSFYAWLTRRNQTRPEKPTDENYITYCFSTDMQEEHVVFGGEKKLKVAIQEAYDLFHPKAIAIFSTCPVGLIGDDVHAASREMKEKLGDCNVFGFSCEGYRGVSQSAGHHIANNGVFKHMVGNNNEPKAGKFKLNLLGEYNIGGDAFEIERLFEKCGITLVASFSGNSTVRAIENAHMADLNVILCHRSINYMGDMMETKYGIPWMKVNFVGAESTSKSLRKIAEYFGDEELKARVEAVIAEETPKVQAIIDEIRPRTEGKTAMLFVGGSRAHHYQDLFSELGMTTLAAGYEFAHRDDYEGREVLPKIKIDADSKNIEELKVSADPELYKPRKSEAELEELKARGLEINGYEGMMKQMQKKSLVIDDVSHYESEKLIELYKPDIFCAGIKEKYVVQKMGVPLKQLHSYDYGGPYTGYEGAVNFYKDIDRMVNNPVWKLIKAPWEKAGAESLEASYVAS; this is encoded by the coding sequence ATGGAGGCGAAAGTACTCATACCAGATCCGTCCAGAATCAAGGAGGAGCTGATCAATAAATACCCGGCCAAGGTCGCCAAGAAGCGCAGCAAGTCGATCGTGATCAACGACCCGGAGACGGTTCCCGAAGTGCAGGCCAACGTCCGCACGGTGCCGGGCATCATCACACAGCGCGGCTGCTCCTATGCCGGATGCAAAGGCGTGGTTCTCGGACCGACGCGCGACATCGTCAATATCGTCCACGGCCCGATCGGGTGCAGCTTTTATGCATGGCTGACCCGCCGTAACCAGACCAGGCCTGAAAAACCGACCGACGAGAACTACATCACCTACTGCTTCTCGACCGACATGCAGGAAGAGCACGTGGTGTTCGGTGGCGAGAAAAAACTGAAAGTGGCGATCCAGGAGGCCTACGATCTCTTCCACCCGAAGGCGATCGCCATCTTCTCGACCTGCCCGGTCGGCCTGATCGGTGACGACGTGCACGCCGCCTCTCGCGAAATGAAGGAGAAGCTCGGCGACTGCAACGTCTTCGGCTTCAGCTGCGAAGGCTATCGCGGCGTCAGCCAGTCGGCAGGACACCACATCGCCAACAACGGCGTGTTCAAGCACATGGTCGGCAACAACAACGAACCGAAAGCCGGCAAGTTCAAGCTGAACCTGCTCGGCGAATACAACATCGGCGGCGACGCCTTCGAAATCGAGCGCCTCTTCGAGAAGTGCGGCATCACGCTGGTCGCCTCTTTCAGCGGTAACTCGACGGTCAGAGCGATCGAGAACGCGCACATGGCTGACCTGAACGTTATCCTCTGCCACCGCTCGATCAACTACATGGGCGACATGATGGAGACCAAGTACGGTATTCCGTGGATGAAGGTCAACTTCGTCGGCGCTGAATCGACCTCCAAGTCGCTGCGCAAGATCGCCGAATACTTCGGTGACGAAGAGCTGAAAGCGCGCGTCGAAGCGGTGATCGCCGAGGAGACGCCGAAGGTGCAGGCCATCATCGACGAGATTCGCCCGAGAACCGAAGGCAAGACCGCGATGCTCTTTGTCGGTGGCTCCCGCGCCCACCACTACCAGGATCTCTTCAGCGAGCTTGGCATGACGACCCTCGCCGCCGGTTACGAGTTCGCTCACCGCGACGACTACGAAGGCCGCGAAGTGCTGCCCAAGATCAAGATCGACGCCGACAGCAAGAACATCGAAGAGTTGAAAGTCTCCGCCGACCCGGAACTGTACAAGCCAAGAAAGAGCGAAGCCGAACTCGAAGAGCTGAAAGCCAGGGGCCTCGAAATCAATGGCTACGAAGGCATGATGAAGCAGATGCAGAAAAAATCGCTGGTGATCGACGACGTCAGCCACTACGAATCCGAGAAGCTGATCGAACTCTACAAGCCCGACATCTTCTGCGCCGGTATCAAGGAAAAATACGTCGTCCAGAAGATGGGCGTGCCGCTCAAGCAGCTTCACAGCTACGACTACGGAGGTCCTTACACCGGTTACGAAGGCGCCGTCAACTTCTACAAGGATATCGACCGCATGGTCAACAACCCTGTGTGGAAACTGATCAAGGCTCCGTGGGAGAAGGCCGGAGCGGAATCGCTGGAAGCCAGCTACGTCGCATCATAA
- a CDS encoding HI0074 family nucleotidyltransferase substrate-binding subunit has translation MILELESLVAALSALEKSITTWHKLSQATGLTSDDLQTIKSGVIQNFEVAYEQCWKFMKRWLEINVSPDIADGVPRRELFRLSAENRLIDDVGLWMEFHKARNLTAHTYHAGNAEQAFQAAITLPEQGALLLERLRARNA, from the coding sequence ATGATACTCGAACTGGAAAGCCTCGTTGCAGCGCTGTCAGCTCTGGAAAAATCCATCACAACCTGGCACAAGCTGTCGCAGGCGACGGGCCTCACCTCCGATGATTTGCAAACTATCAAATCGGGTGTGATCCAGAATTTCGAGGTGGCCTATGAACAGTGCTGGAAATTCATGAAGCGTTGGCTGGAAATCAATGTCAGTCCTGATATTGCCGATGGCGTTCCCAGACGCGAACTTTTCAGGCTCAGCGCTGAAAACCGCCTGATTGACGATGTTGGTCTCTGGATGGAGTTTCACAAGGCGCGCAATCTCACGGCTCACACCTACCATGCAGGCAACGCCGAACAGGCTTTTCAGGCGGCAATCACCCTGCCCGAACAGGGGGCGCTCCTGCTTGAACGATTGAGAGCGCGAAATGCTTGA
- the nifK gene encoding nitrogenase molybdenum-iron protein subunit beta yields the protein MLLRHTPTEVKEREGLTINPAKTCQPIGAMYAALGIHGCLPHSHGSQGCCSYHRSTLTRHYKEPVMASTSSFTEGASVFGGQANLLASIETIFSVYDPEVIAVHSTCLSETIGDDLQQITKKASDDGKIPDGKYVIYASTPSFVGSHITGYANMVTGMAEQFAVSTGEKTEQINIVAGWMEPSDMREIKSIASLMDAKIVLFPDTSDVLDAPQTGKHEFYPKGGVTIDQLRSTGDSKCSLALGCVSAEPAAIALDKKCKVPFETLDMPIGLSATDRFIMALSKAAGKPVPASITAERGRVVDVMADMEQYFYGKKVALFGDPDQIMPLTEFLLDLGMRPTHIVSGTPGLRFEKRMKEILERAPYANFRNGAQADMFLLHQWIKNEPVDLLIGNTYGKYIARDENIPFVRFGFPILDRVGHSYFPSVGYSGAMRLIEKILGVLMDQQDRVALEEKFELVM from the coding sequence ATGTTATTACGTCATACACCAACAGAAGTCAAAGAGCGCGAGGGGCTGACGATCAACCCGGCAAAGACCTGCCAGCCGATCGGAGCCATGTACGCCGCGCTCGGCATCCATGGCTGCCTGCCGCACAGCCACGGTTCGCAGGGCTGCTGCTCATACCACCGCAGCACTCTGACCCGTCACTACAAGGAGCCGGTCATGGCATCGACCAGCTCGTTCACCGAAGGCGCTTCGGTGTTCGGCGGCCAGGCCAACCTGCTCGCTTCGATCGAGACCATCTTTTCGGTCTACGATCCCGAAGTGATCGCCGTGCACTCGACCTGCCTGTCCGAAACCATCGGTGACGACTTGCAGCAGATCACCAAGAAGGCGAGCGATGATGGCAAGATTCCGGATGGCAAATACGTCATCTACGCCAGCACGCCGAGCTTTGTGGGTTCGCATATCACCGGTTACGCCAACATGGTGACCGGCATGGCCGAGCAGTTCGCCGTTTCGACCGGCGAGAAGACGGAGCAGATCAACATCGTGGCCGGCTGGATGGAGCCGTCCGACATGCGCGAGATCAAGAGCATCGCCAGCCTGATGGACGCCAAGATCGTGCTCTTTCCGGACACCTCCGACGTGCTCGACGCGCCGCAGACCGGCAAGCACGAGTTCTACCCGAAGGGCGGCGTCACCATCGACCAGCTCCGGAGCACCGGCGACAGCAAGTGCTCGCTGGCCCTCGGCTGCGTGAGCGCCGAACCGGCAGCCATCGCGCTCGACAAGAAGTGCAAGGTGCCGTTCGAAACACTCGACATGCCCATCGGCCTGTCGGCAACCGACCGCTTCATCATGGCGCTGAGCAAGGCCGCGGGCAAGCCGGTTCCGGCTTCGATCACCGCGGAGCGCGGTCGCGTGGTTGACGTGATGGCCGACATGGAGCAGTATTTCTACGGCAAGAAGGTGGCGCTCTTCGGCGACCCCGACCAGATCATGCCACTCACCGAGTTCCTGCTCGATCTCGGCATGAGGCCGACGCACATCGTCAGCGGCACACCAGGCCTGAGGTTTGAAAAGCGCATGAAGGAGATTCTCGAAAGAGCGCCTTACGCGAACTTCAGGAACGGCGCCCAGGCCGACATGTTCCTGCTCCACCAGTGGATCAAGAACGAGCCGGTCGATCTGCTCATCGGCAACACCTACGGCAAGTACATCGCCCGCGACGAGAACATTCCGTTCGTCAGGTTCGGCTTCCCGATCCTCGACCGCGTCGGTCACAGCTACTTCCCGAGCGTCGGCTACAGCGGCGCGATGAGGCTGATCGAGAAAATTCTCGGCGTGCTCATGGATCAGCAGGATCGCGTGGCGCTGGAGGAGAAATTCGAACTCGTGATGTAA
- a CDS encoding radical SAM protein, which yields MTLNIQNHPCFNDSSRHTFGRIHLPVAPKCNIQCNYCNRKYDCMNENRPGITSKVLSPKQALFYLDNALKLSPNISVVGIAGPGDPFANPEETMETLRLVREKYPEMLLCVATNGLDVLPYIEELAELQVSHVTLTINAIDPEIGQEIYAWVRYQKKMYRDRQAADLLLENQLAALQKLKRFGVTAKVNSIIIPGVNDTHVVEVARQVASMGADILNCLPYYNTTETVFENIPEPDPLMVMEIQAEAGKLLPQMKHCARCRADAVGIIGEINSDEMMEKLAEASRMPKNPDEHRPYIAVASLEGVLINQHLGEADRFLVYALDEEKQSCTLIDSRPAPPPGGGKSRWEALASKLSDCRAVLVNSAGDSPQSVLKASGIDVMSLEGVIEEAVYGVFTGQNLKHLMKSSQIHACKSGCSGAGNGCD from the coding sequence ATGACACTGAACATCCAGAACCATCCGTGTTTCAACGACTCGTCGAGGCACACCTTCGGAAGAATACACCTGCCGGTCGCGCCGAAATGCAACATCCAGTGCAACTACTGCAACCGGAAATACGACTGCATGAACGAGAACCGCCCCGGCATCACCAGCAAGGTGCTCTCGCCGAAGCAGGCGCTCTTCTACCTCGATAACGCACTGAAGCTCTCGCCGAACATTTCGGTGGTGGGCATCGCAGGGCCGGGCGACCCGTTCGCCAACCCGGAGGAGACGATGGAGACCTTGCGCCTCGTTCGCGAGAAGTATCCCGAAATGCTGCTCTGCGTGGCCACCAACGGCCTCGACGTGCTGCCATATATCGAAGAACTTGCCGAGTTGCAGGTGAGCCATGTGACGCTCACGATCAACGCCATCGATCCGGAGATCGGCCAGGAGATTTACGCCTGGGTGCGCTACCAGAAGAAGATGTACCGCGACCGCCAGGCCGCCGACCTGCTGCTCGAAAACCAGCTCGCCGCCCTGCAGAAGCTCAAGAGATTCGGCGTGACTGCCAAGGTCAACTCAATCATCATCCCCGGCGTCAACGATACGCACGTGGTCGAAGTGGCCCGCCAGGTCGCCTCGATGGGCGCGGACATTCTGAACTGCCTGCCCTATTACAACACCACCGAGACGGTGTTCGAGAACATTCCCGAACCCGATCCGCTGATGGTCATGGAGATTCAGGCCGAAGCCGGAAAGCTGCTGCCGCAGATGAAGCACTGCGCCCGCTGCCGCGCCGATGCGGTCGGCATCATCGGCGAGATCAACAGCGACGAGATGATGGAGAAGCTCGCCGAAGCCTCGAGGATGCCGAAAAATCCCGACGAGCACCGCCCCTATATCGCCGTGGCCAGCCTCGAAGGGGTGCTCATCAACCAGCACCTCGGCGAAGCAGACAGGTTCCTGGTCTATGCGCTCGACGAGGAGAAGCAGAGCTGCACGCTGATTGATTCACGCCCGGCTCCGCCTCCCGGCGGCGGCAAGTCGCGCTGGGAAGCGCTCGCCTCGAAGCTCTCCGACTGCCGCGCCGTTCTGGTCAACAGCGCCGGAGACTCGCCGCAATCGGTGCTCAAAGCCAGCGGTATCGACGTCATGTCGCTCGAAGGGGTGATCGAAGAGGCGGTCTACGGAGTCTTCACCGGCCAGAATCTCAAACATCTGATGAAAAGCAGCCAGATCCACGCCTGCAAATCAGGTTGCAGCGGCGCAGGCAACGGGTGCGACTGA
- a CDS encoding nitrogenase component 1: MTTNAPTMTAKTATQNACKLCNPLGACLAFRGIEQCVPFLHGSQGCATYIRRYLISHYKEPIDIASSNFNEETAVFGGSHNLKLGLKNVSQQYKPRVIGIATTCLSETIGDDVPMILKEYEAIMGGAANLPVMIFASTPSYSGTHIDGFHAAVRSAVKTLAVGGAKKNLVNLFSGMISPADIRYMKEILTDFGMPFMLLPDYSQTLDGGPWAEYHRIPPGGTPTSAIADSGCASASIEFSSTLEASKSAAGYLEAEFGVPRHQLPLPIGIKASDRFFAVLEELTELQMPEKYEDERRRLVDAYADGHKYIFGRKAILYGEEDLVISMAAFLREIGVVPVLCASGGKSGLMKKRMLELIPDLEEQGIEVREGVDFVDIEHEAERLQPDMLIGNSKGFTMSKKHDLPLIRIGFPIHDRFGGQCLHHLGYRGTQELFDRIVNTVIEERQKSSPIGYTYM, from the coding sequence ATGACAACGAACGCACCGACCATGACGGCGAAAACGGCCACGCAGAACGCCTGCAAGCTCTGCAACCCGCTCGGCGCGTGCCTGGCCTTCAGGGGCATCGAACAGTGCGTGCCGTTCCTGCACGGCTCGCAGGGGTGCGCCACCTACATCCGCCGCTACCTCATCAGCCACTACAAGGAGCCGATTGACATTGCTTCGTCGAACTTCAACGAAGAGACGGCGGTCTTCGGCGGCAGCCACAACCTGAAGCTGGGCCTGAAAAACGTGTCGCAGCAGTACAAGCCGCGCGTGATCGGTATCGCCACCACCTGCCTGTCCGAAACCATCGGCGACGACGTGCCGATGATCCTCAAGGAGTACGAAGCGATCATGGGCGGCGCGGCAAACCTGCCGGTGATGATCTTCGCATCGACACCGAGTTACAGCGGCACGCACATCGACGGCTTCCACGCCGCCGTGCGCTCCGCCGTAAAAACGCTCGCCGTTGGCGGGGCGAAAAAGAACCTCGTCAACCTCTTTTCGGGGATGATTTCGCCAGCGGATATACGCTACATGAAGGAGATTCTGACCGACTTCGGCATGCCCTTCATGCTGCTGCCCGACTACTCGCAGACGCTCGACGGCGGCCCGTGGGCCGAGTACCACCGGATTCCGCCAGGCGGCACCCCGACGAGCGCCATTGCCGACAGCGGCTGCGCCTCGGCAAGCATCGAGTTCAGCTCGACGCTTGAAGCCTCGAAATCGGCGGCGGGCTACCTCGAAGCGGAGTTTGGCGTACCGCGCCACCAGCTCCCGCTGCCCATCGGCATCAAGGCGAGCGACCGCTTTTTCGCCGTGCTCGAAGAGCTGACCGAGTTGCAGATGCCTGAAAAGTACGAAGATGAGCGCCGCCGCCTTGTGGACGCCTACGCCGACGGCCACAAGTACATCTTCGGCAGAAAAGCGATTCTGTACGGCGAGGAGGATCTGGTCATTTCGATGGCCGCCTTCCTGCGCGAAATCGGCGTCGTGCCGGTGCTCTGCGCCTCGGGCGGCAAGAGCGGGCTGATGAAAAAGCGTATGCTGGAGCTGATTCCCGACTTGGAGGAGCAGGGCATCGAGGTGCGCGAGGGGGTGGATTTCGTGGACATCGAGCACGAAGCGGAGCGGCTCCAGCCGGACATGCTCATCGGCAACAGCAAGGGGTTCACCATGTCGAAAAAACACGACCTGCCGCTCATCAGGATCGGCTTCCCGATTCACGACCGCTTCGGCGGACAGTGCCTGCACCACCTCGGTTACCGCGGCACCCAGGAGCTGTTCGACCGCATCGTGAACACCGTCATCGAAGAGCGCCAGAAATCGTCGCCGATTGGCTACACCTATATGTAA
- a CDS encoding P-II family nitrogen regulator, translating to MLMIRTIVRPEKVHEVMQGLLDAGYPAVTKISVVGRGKQRGLRVGDVVYDELPKEMLFVVVPDADKDFVVRAILENAKTGDGKFGDGKIFVSAVEEVYTISSGLKETDSVLEAAKEA from the coding sequence ATGTTAATGATCAGAACCATCGTCAGGCCGGAAAAAGTACATGAGGTCATGCAGGGCCTGCTCGACGCCGGTTACCCGGCAGTCACCAAAATCTCGGTCGTTGGCCGGGGTAAGCAGCGCGGTCTTCGCGTCGGTGACGTGGTCTATGACGAACTGCCGAAAGAGATGCTCTTCGTGGTCGTGCCCGACGCCGACAAGGATTTCGTCGTCCGCGCCATCCTCGAAAATGCAAAGACCGGCGACGGCAAGTTCGGTGACGGTAAAATCTTCGTCTCGGCAGTCGAGGAGGTCTACACGATCAGCTCCGGCCTGAAAGAAACCGATTCCGTGCTGGAAGCAGCCAAGGAGGCCTGA
- a CDS encoding P-II family nitrogen regulator codes for MKEIISVIRINKVNETKKALIDAGIPAFTATGRVMGRGKGQVHYDILQGAEAGHPEAIAQLGNAPRLVAKRILTVVVPDELAQTAIDTIIKTNQTGKPGDGKIFVTPITDTIRVRTGEEGDEALN; via the coding sequence ATGAAAGAGATCATTTCAGTTATCCGGATCAACAAGGTGAACGAAACCAAGAAAGCGCTCATCGACGCTGGCATCCCGGCCTTCACGGCCACCGGCAGGGTGATGGGACGCGGCAAGGGCCAGGTTCACTACGACATCCTCCAGGGTGCGGAAGCCGGTCATCCGGAAGCCATCGCCCAGCTCGGCAACGCGCCGAGGCTGGTCGCCAAGAGGATTCTGACCGTCGTGGTGCCCGACGAACTTGCCCAGACGGCCATCGACACGATCATCAAGACCAACCAGACCGGCAAGCCGGGCGACGGCAAGATTTTCGTGACCCCGATTACCGACACCATCAGGGTCAGAACCGGAGAAGAGGGCGACGAAGCGCTTAACTAA
- the nifH gene encoding nitrogenase iron protein: protein MRKVAIYGKGGIGKSTTTQNTVAGLAEAGKKVMVVGCDPKADSTRLLLGGLQQKTVLDTLREEGEEVELEDIIKEGYKNTRCTESGGPEPGVGCAGRGIITSVNLLEQLGAYDDEWDLDYVFYDVLGDVVCGGFAMPIRDGKAEEIYIVCSGEMMAMYAANNICKGILKYADAGGVRLGGLICNSRKVDNEREMIEELARRIGTQMIHFVPRDNFVQRAEINRKTVIDYDPTHPQADEYRALARKIDENKMFVIPKPLEIDELESLLIEFGIAN from the coding sequence ATGAGAAAAGTCGCGATTTATGGCAAAGGCGGAATCGGCAAATCCACAACCACCCAGAACACGGTTGCCGGTCTCGCGGAAGCAGGCAAAAAAGTGATGGTCGTAGGTTGCGACCCCAAAGCTGACTCTACCCGCCTCCTGCTCGGCGGTCTTCAGCAGAAAACCGTGCTCGACACGCTTCGCGAGGAGGGTGAAGAAGTCGAACTCGAAGATATCATCAAAGAGGGCTATAAAAACACCCGCTGCACCGAGTCCGGCGGTCCTGAGCCTGGCGTCGGTTGCGCTGGCCGCGGCATCATCACCTCGGTCAACCTGCTCGAACAGCTCGGCGCTTACGATGACGAATGGGATCTCGACTATGTGTTCTACGACGTGCTTGGTGACGTTGTGTGCGGCGGTTTCGCCATGCCGATCCGCGACGGTAAAGCTGAAGAGATTTACATCGTCTGCTCTGGCGAAATGATGGCCATGTACGCTGCCAACAACATCTGCAAAGGTATCCTGAAATACGCCGATGCAGGCGGTGTGCGCCTCGGCGGTCTCATCTGCAACAGCCGCAAGGTTGACAACGAGCGCGAAATGATTGAAGAGCTGGCTCGCAGGATCGGTACCCAGATGATCCACTTCGTGCCTCGCGACAACTTCGTCCAGCGCGCCGAGATCAACAGGAAGACCGTGATCGATTACGATCCGACCCATCCCCAGGCCGACGAGTACCGCGCACTGGCAAGAAAAATCGACGAGAACAAGATGTTCGTCATTCCCAAGCCGCTCGAAATCGACGAACTGGAGTCGCTCCTGATCGAGTTCGGTATCGCCAACTGA
- the nifE gene encoding nitrogenase iron-molybdenum cofactor biosynthesis protein NifE has product MDTQNINLLEGREKQVYEKTAGGAEIEIACDKTSLSGSVSQRACVFCGSRVVLYPVADAIHIVHGPIGCAAYTWDIRGAVSSGPELHRLSFSTDLQEMDVIYGGEKKLYKSLVELIDQYQPNAAFIYSTCIIGLIGDDIDAVCKKVAKEKGIPVLPVHSEGFKGTKKDGYKAACHALMKLIGQGSTEGISKYSINILGEFNLAGEAWIIREYYEKMGIEVVATMTGDGRIDDIRRSHGATLNVVQCSGSMTTLAKDMEEKYGIPYIRVSYFGFEDMSKSLYDVAQHFPDRPDIMEKAKEIVRDEIRKYYPEMQKFKAALTGKKAAIYVGGAFKTFSLIKALRTIGMSVVLAGSQTGNKQDYKNLKEMCDEGTVIVDDSNPVELSKFVLEKEADLLIGGVKERPIAFKLGVGFCDHNHERKIPLAGFIGMYYFAKEVYESVMSPVWQFAPRKGGLR; this is encoded by the coding sequence ATGGACACGCAGAACATCAACCTGCTTGAAGGCAGGGAAAAACAGGTCTATGAAAAGACCGCGGGCGGCGCGGAGATCGAGATCGCCTGCGACAAGACCAGCCTCTCCGGCTCGGTCAGCCAGCGGGCCTGCGTCTTCTGCGGCTCACGTGTCGTGCTCTATCCGGTAGCCGACGCCATTCACATCGTGCACGGCCCCATCGGCTGCGCCGCCTACACCTGGGATATCCGGGGAGCGGTTTCGTCGGGACCGGAGCTGCACCGGCTCAGCTTTTCGACCGACCTCCAGGAGATGGATGTCATCTACGGCGGCGAAAAAAAGCTTTACAAATCGCTCGTCGAGCTGATCGACCAGTATCAGCCCAACGCGGCATTCATCTACTCGACCTGCATCATCGGCCTCATCGGCGACGACATCGATGCGGTCTGCAAGAAAGTTGCAAAAGAAAAAGGAATCCCGGTTCTGCCGGTGCATTCCGAAGGATTCAAGGGCACCAAGAAGGATGGCTACAAAGCCGCCTGCCACGCCCTCATGAAACTGATCGGCCAGGGTTCGACCGAGGGGATCAGCAAATACAGCATCAACATTCTCGGCGAATTCAACCTCGCCGGAGAAGCCTGGATCATCCGGGAATATTATGAAAAGATGGGCATCGAGGTGGTCGCCACCATGACCGGCGACGGCCGCATCGACGACATCCGCCGCTCGCACGGCGCGACGCTCAACGTGGTGCAGTGCTCTGGCTCGATGACCACGCTTGCCAAGGATATGGAGGAGAAATATGGCATTCCCTACATCCGCGTGTCGTACTTCGGCTTCGAGGATATGTCCAAATCGCTCTACGACGTGGCGCAGCACTTCCCCGACAGGCCGGACATCATGGAGAAAGCCAAGGAGATCGTACGCGACGAGATCAGGAAATACTACCCCGAGATGCAGAAGTTCAAGGCCGCGCTGACCGGCAAGAAAGCTGCGATCTACGTCGGCGGCGCGTTCAAGACCTTCTCGCTCATCAAGGCGCTGCGCACCATCGGCATGTCGGTGGTGCTGGCCGGTTCGCAGACCGGCAACAAGCAGGACTACAAGAACCTGAAGGAGATGTGCGACGAGGGGACGGTGATCGTGGATGACTCGAACCCGGTCGAACTCTCGAAGTTCGTGCTCGAAAAGGAGGCCGACCTGCTCATCGGCGGCGTCAAGGAGCGCCCGATCGCCTTCAAGCTCGGCGTCGGCTTCTGCGACCACAACCACGAGCGCAAGATTCCACTCGCCGGATTCATCGGCATGTACTATTTCGCCAAGGAAGTTTACGAATCGGTGATGAGCCCCGTGTGGCAATTCGCACCGAGAAAAGGAGGTTTGAGATGA